The region GCGCAGCTCGTCGAGTGGCACACGCTTGCGCGGCGATGACAGCAGCGCTTCAAGGAACTCGCTCAATCCGTCAACTCCTCGGGCAGGTTGTTGAGCTTCAGGTTCGCGAACTCGAGGTGCCAGCGTCTTGTCTTGCTGTTCTGTCCGGCGCGGCGCAGGCGGATGAATCGCTGGAACTCGCCGAGAGCGTTGAAGTCCTGAAGCGCCGTGGCGAATATCAATTGGACGTTCATGGCCTCGGCCAGCAGCCGTTGGGCGCGCCACATGGCGGGGCTGGTGGCCTTCGCGAACGGGTTGTCGAGGATGAGCGGCCCACCGGCAATGCGATATACCTGCGCGTGGTTCTCAGCCCGCAACTGGTTGATAACCAGGTATAGGAACATCGCCATGACGACGCCTTCGCCACCGGAGTTCGAAACCCGCTCAACCGGTACGTACTGCTCTGTCTCCTCGATGGACATCTTCAGGACTTGCAGTCCTAGCGGACGCCCATAAACGCGCGCCACAGCGTCGGCGATGAGGTCTGTACCGCGCGGAGGGAACACGTTTGTATCAACCAACGTGTCGAGGTAGGCGCTGAGAGTCAGGCGTCGCGTCTCGACTGGCACCGAGCCGAAGTTTGCCCGCATCTTCAGGACTTGCTTGCCACCGACGTATGGGGCACCCACCGGCACTGACTTGTCCTTGCTCGTCGCGCGATTCAGCGTCGTGATGGCCGAGCGGACGACGGCGAGAACCTCCTCGACGCAGGCATCGAAGTCAGCTTGCATCGACCGTAGCGTTGCCTCGGTCGTCGCGATGCGGTCGTCCAGATGCTCTAGGAGCCGTTTCGCGTCCGTACACGCCGCACCGAACTCGTTGGCGACCATCTGCTGCGCGACATCGGGGTCGACCTCGCGGAACGACTGCTCCGACGCAGCCGCCTTGAGGAGGTCGAAGGCAGCGCGGGCCTTGGTCTGCAGTTTGCTGACACCTTGGTTCTTCCCCGTGTAGTTCTTTAGCAGGGCGTTGACTTGGTTGCTGGCGTCGGCCTCGAGAACCAGACTGTCGGGGTCCGGCACCTCTAAGGTCATTCCCACTTGGGCGCCGATTTCCGCTGCAATGAGCACTGGGTTGGGCTTGTCTTCAAACCCCATGCTGCTGCGCAGCAGCTCCTCAACCTTACCGTCGGCCTCCGCGTCCGTGCGCTTCCGATTGGCTCGGTCCGCGGCTTGGTTCGCGGCTTCGTTGGCCGCACGCATCCGTTCCAACGCCGCGATCACGCGGTTCTCGGCCTCAGCCATGAGAGCGGCCAGAGCATCCAGGTCCAAAGCCTCGTGAGCAGGTACCGCGGGGCCAAGGTTCGTCTTGTTTGAGTCCAACCACTTTCTTGACTCGCCGTTCACGACCTGCAGATTTGAAGCGGCGTTCACCTGCTCTGGCTTGGCCGCCTCCAGCGCAGTCTCGACGTTGGCCAACGCATCTTCATGGTTCACGTCCAGGAAGGGAGCAAGGTCCGCCATCTGAACACCCTTGTATTCGCGGGTGAACTCCTTGGCCTTGTCCTCGCGGCGCTTTCGAGCATCTTCCAGCTTGTGCGCCAACAGCCCCAATCGCTCGCTCTCTTCGGCCAGATAGGCCGCTTCTGCATCGCTGTAGATGCGGCGCAACGTCTCTACCGGTCGCGGGTTCCGCAACAGCTGTTCGTGAGCCGGATAGTCCTTGTCGTAGTGAGCAACGCCCGCACGCTCTTCGCCCGCGACCTTGAGTTCATGGTCAGTGCTCACGCGCAAACCGTGGTCGCGGTCGTGTTCACCCTGCAGTCGCTCAAGGCCCTCATCGGCTGCGGACTTGCTCTCCTGTGCTGCGGTGATGCTTTGCGCTACATCCGCCAGTCGGCGGACGCGCTCCGCATGGCCGGCTTCGTGTTCGCTCTGGAACGTGCGAACTGCTGCGGAAGATAGAAGTGCAGCCTGGCGTCTCGCATCGGCGGCTTGGGCTTGCAGCTCCAGCCCTTGAGCCTTCTCATCCAGCTCAAGCGAGAGCGATTCGAGGGACTCCGCGCGTGCTGTCGCCGCGGCAGCGTCTTCTTCGAGGGCCACCTTGTCGGCTCGTGCCCGTCCAAGTTTTCCGTCGCCGAATTCCTTCGCATACGTATCCAGCTCGTGGATTGCCTTCAGCGTTTGGTCGTGGCGCTCCCGATACGCGGATCGACGCTCGCTTTCATCAGAGACGCGGGTCTCGAGGTTCGAGCCCAGCTTGGCGGCAGCCTCGATGTTAAAGGCCGAATCGTCCTCGGCAGGGACGACCAGGCGCTCCGCCAGTTGCGCTGCAGGCTCAAGGGTTGTCGCTGATACCACCACAGGACGGGTAGGCCGCCGTGCCTCCCAGGAGACGGCCCTGGCCTTATCAAGTTCCGTGGACGCCACGGAGACGCCGAGGAAGCGTGCGGGGTCGCTGGCGACGAGCGCCCGCGCCTTGGAGGCATCCGGCAGGGCGCGTGAGATGTACTCGCTATAGGCTTTGGCCGAGCGGACCCCTGCCTGTAGAAGTGTCTCGACGACGAGTGCAACGTCTATGCTGTTGCCAGCAACCCCGGTCTCATCAATAGCCTGCTTGGTGGCGCGTAGTTCCGCCAGGCGAACGTCCCCTAGCGATACTTGTTTTGCCGACTCGGAGACGACTTCGCGTAAGCGGGCAGGCAAGGCCGCAGACAGCGGGTCGACGCGGTCGGATTCGACGGCGCTCAGAAGAGCAGGCAACTGTGCCAGGCGTTCGAGCTCGGATTCCCCTCGTGCGATGAACTCGTCGAGTGCTCGGGCCTTGCCAGCCAGCTCGGCTACGCGCACGCGCTCTGCTGCTGCGGCATTCCGATGCTCCCCTGCCTCCTTGGTGCATCTGGCCCTGGACTCTCGATGCACATCTCGCTCCGCAGCTGCGGCCGCGACCAACGCATCGAGTCGCTCGAGCGCCTCCGCAGTTGTCTCCTCGGGCCCGAGAAGGGTCCCATCGACTTCAAGAGATTGCCTCCGACGCGTGTAGGACTCTTCGGCCGCTTGAAGCTTCGAGCGTGCTTCTACCTGACGGAGCTCGTCAGCTTCGGCTTGCGCTCGTTGCTTGCGAAGGGTCGTTCGTTCTTCCTCTCGCGCGGTAGCTCGCTCATCGAGCACTTGGAGCGTTGCCTTCAGTCGCTGCTCTTCGTTGAACAGTGCTCGGCGCAGCAGCGCCCCTTGAATCTTGACGTGGTCCTTCGTCGGTTTGAGATTCGCGCGCTCGGCTTCGGCCAGCGCGTCAAGCTCCTTGAGTTCTTCGTCGACGCCGACGATTTCCTTCTGCAGTCGCGCCGCTCGAATGAGTCGTTCGTCCCGCTCCAACTTCTTCACCTGGCCATCGGCCGCCTCCTTGCGCGCCTTCGCCTGCGTGCTGCGCTTCTGGTGCCAGGCCCAGGTGACCGTCGCCTGCTCCTTCGTGTACAACGTCGAGTCCGCGAGCGCAGCCGAGGCCAGTCCTCGCTGGGTCTGCTCAAACTCCACTTCTCGGTCGTGGTCAAGGCGCAAGGAGACGGCCCGGGCCTGCAAGGCCTGGACCATCTGAGCGCCCCGAATTAGCATCGAGCGCTGCGCGGCAAGCGTCTCAAGGTACAGATGAGCAGACTCGGCGAAAGCGTTCAGTGATGCCCTGAACTTGGTTAGCTCATCACGACGCTTCTGGAACTGAGGCTTGCGGCGATGCTTCTCGCATACCGCAACCACCAGCTTGCGTGCCTCGTCGGCCTTCGTGGTGTCGCTGGTCAGATTCAGGAATTTGCGCAGGAACTCGCCTTCCGTCTTGAAGTCGAGGAAACCCGTGTCGAAACCGCCTTCCTGCGCCGAGAAGTTGACCTGCATGCGCAACATGTCCAGGTCAATGAGACGCTCGTCTTTCAGATGCCGCTGCCACTCCGCTTGGCGGTTGTGGCTGATGAAAACGTCACCCGGGTACTTCTTCTGCTGCGTGTGTAGCCAGCGAGAAAACTCCTGCATGGAGGATGGCGTGGGCTGCGCCAGACCTGGGGCCGGGATGTCTACCAGGCCGAGATCGGCGTGCTCCTCGAATGAAAAGAACATGCGGTCGACTTCCGGTGGCTCGGTGTGCGACCTTACCGCGATCGCCTGGCCGGTCACCAGACGGTAGGGCTTGCCTCCTGCCATTCTGGACGGCATGAGCCATTCAAGGATGATGAAACCAGGCGCGCCATCGTGAGTGAAGTACTGAGAGAACGTGTTGTGCTTGCTCTGGATGTGTTTGAGAAACCTCTCTTGAGCGGTCTCGAAGCACGAGAACACAAGCCCGATGAGCGTGGTCTTGCCGCCGCCATTCTCCAGGTTGACGAGCGTGTCGGTGGGTTGGCCGCTGTCCGGGTCGGTCAGCTCGAAAGTCATCCCTTCGTACCATGCGGTGCGGTATCCGCAGTTGCCCAGGTGAATGCGGGAAATCTTCTGCATGGTCACGCCGCCTTGCGCTCGGTCGTAGCCAGTTGCGCCATCTCGTAGAGTCGCCGTAGCGCCAGTTCTCGCAGCTGCACACGCAGCCGAAAGGTGGGCGTGTAGGTCGCAGCCGCCTCGTCTTCCGCGTCGTGGTCAAGCCGAACAAGTCCGTTCTGCGCCATCTGGTTCAGCGCAATCTTGACGACGCCGACAACCGAGGCATGCGACGCTCGCTGACCGGATGGGATTGCTACTGGAAGTGCTGAAATCGTCTCCCAGCCGGGAGCAAGCTCAGGTGGCACGTCCGGCGGAAGGTCAGATGTCTCCTTAAGGCGCCGCGCCAGTGCATAGAGTGTGTCGCGGCAGGTGGCCACAGACGCCGGGGGCGGGGAGTAGCTGTCGTCGTCCAATCCATCAGTCGTTGGGAAGAAGACCGCGGCGATGGCGATGTGGGCAAGCACGAGTGCGGCCTTCTGGTCTGGAGTCATGCCGCTGCGGATATCCGTGAGACGCACTGCGAAGCGGCTATCCTTGGAGGCCGGAACTACGATGAGCCCACGCTGCTCGCTCAAGTCGAGAATTTGCAGTTCCATGCCGGCCGCGACATCCTCGACGTAGCGTCTGAATGCGGGGTCGGCCCTGCACAGGGCAAGCAGTTCGCGGTACTCCGAGTCATTGATGGGCGACAACGTCGTGTGCAGCGCCTTGTAGGTCAGTCGCGCGGCGTTGCGCACGGTAGGTTCTGCATTCATTCTGACTCTCCCTGGGGAACGAACTCGAGAGCGCTGCCCTGAGCGATGTCGAGATGAAAGGTGTCTCCCGTGAGTTCGACGCTCACGTTCTTGAACTCGCTCTCAGACCGCGCAAACGAGCGGAACAGGATGAGAACGAGGCACCGCCGCGTCGTCCGGTCTAGGCCTTCGTCCTCGGCGGCATCCAGCAGCTGGTCGATGCGCAGCCGTTGGCCGGCGGAGAACTTGCCTGCCAGCCAGTCGTTGGCGCGTTGTACGAGTTCCTTCGAAAACTGGTCGGGCAGGGGTTCGAGCTTCTCAATCGAGCCTGGGTCAGTCTCGACCTCTGCATCTTCCCCACGCCGCTCCAGTAGCAGGGCGAACACCGAGTTCAGGTCGTACACCCTCGGCCACACCGGTGGGTATAACGCACTGATGAAGACGTCCGCCTCTGCCGAGAGTACTTGGGTCGGAAGGTTGCCGAGCTGCGGAAGGAGTTGCGGCTCAAGGTCCGGGAGACCGGTGGGCTTGCGTGCACGGAAGACCGCGCGCTGCGCCTCGATGAAACGCTCGGGCGCTACGTTGATATCAGTGACAAGCTGTAGTCGGATGAGGCTGGCGCTACGGATGGTTTCCTTCAGCTGTACGAGACTTTCGCGCGTCTTCGGCTCATCGGCGCCAAGCAGGGCCTCGCCAACGGCTTCCTCCATCCGGGCGTCTTCGGCTTGGCGCTGACGAACGTGCGTCCGCGCCTCGTCGAGCCGCCCGGCCATGTCGCGGCTCCAGTTGACGCTTCCCGGGGCGCGGTAGGCTTGGTAGAGGCGATCACGAATGAGCTGACGGTACTCGATGGATAGCTTGCGGGCGCGGCGTGCGATTTCCAGAGCTGCGTCGAAGCGCCCGCGTTGCACCAGAAGGTCCAGCATCTTTTCCATCAACTCCTGGGAGTCCTCCGGCGAGAGATCCAACATTCCGAGGTAGACCAGATAGCCTTCCGCCGTTGGGCGGTACCGATATACATCTTCGGCGTCGGGCTCGAACCGTACAAGGCGGAACCGAATGCTGTTGGTGCTCCCGCTTGGGGCATCAAAATACTCGAAGCTGAACTCGCGATGGTTGTTGGCCTTGTTGTCCAGTGCATCGAGGACGACTTCCGCTACGCGCCGGGCCTGAGGCGCCGAGAGTGTCGGTTTCATCCGTATTGCGACTTCGGCAAGATACGTCAGGATTTCCGTCGAGGTACTTCCACTGGAGACCGTGGTGGCTTCCATCATCTGATCGAGTGCTGACAATGCAAGGTAATGCGTGTCGACACCCTGGAAGAGGCTGCGGTCTAAACCGCTTTCGTCCCCGAGCATCATCTTATAGCGCTCAAGCTGGAATACCGGGCGAAGAAGCAAGAGGTTGCGCTGTTGCCGGGACAGGTCGAGCAGGCCAAAGCCACCCAACGTTGTCAGCGTGGCGGCAGGGGCGGTGGTTGTCGCTTGGCCATCCATCAGGACCTATCCGTATTTTTATATGAAAGGAATTCGAAAGATCGTCATGCTACCGCAATTGTTACCAGACTTTGCCGAGATCAGCGACGAGTATGACGGTACTGATTGCCGCATCTCTCACGAATTATCTGAAATGTCGGCGCTTCGCGGTTTATGAAATGGCTTGGCCCCTGATCGTCCTCCGTAGTCATGTCGTTAGGGGGGGGGCGTCATTTTCATGATACATTGTCAGGCATAAAGACTTACGAAGGTAGCAAAATGCCGACTCCTCACGCTCCTTCTGCTGGCGTCCGGCGGGCGCTGCGCAAGTTGGGCGCCGATATTCACGACGCGCGTCGTCGTCGCCGGTTGACCATGGCGGTGATTGCCGAGCGGGCTTTCACGTCGAGAGCGACTTTGCAGCGCGTCGAGGCGGGCGATCCAGGCGTGAGCATCGGCATCTATGCGGCCGTGCTGCAAGCACTTGGGCTTTTGGATGGACTACTGGAGGTTGCCGACGCCACCCGGGATACTGTGGGGCAGTCGCTGGCAACCGCGGCGTTGCCTCAGCGCGTCCGGTTGCCCCGTATCAGGGGGAAGAGTGATCATGGCTGATGTCGAGGTGTATATCGATCTCGACGGCACGCCGCGACCAGTGGGGTTGCTCAGACGCCATGCATCGCGCCGAGAAGAAACGGTCACGTTCGAATATGACGAGACCTGGCTGGCCGACGACGAGCGCTTTTCGATTGAGCCGGCGCTGGCGTTGACGCGCGGTGTCTTTCCACCGCCGCCAGATCAATCCATCTTTGGTTCGATCGGCGATTCAGCGCCCGATACCTGGGGGCGCCGCCTCATGCAGCGCGCGGAGCGTCGACAGGCCGAACGGGAAAGACGGCGCGTCCGCACGCTCGGTGAACTGGATTATCTGCTGGGCGTAGCTGATGAAACGCGCCTGGGCGCGCTGCGATTCCGCTGGAGCGGAGAAGACGAATTCCAGGTGCCGGTGCCCGCCGGTGTCCCCGCGCTGATCGAATTGGGGCGGCTGCTGCAAATCACCGAGCGCATCCTGCGGGACGAGGAAACTGATGAGGATCTGCAACTGATCTTCGCGCCGGGGTCGTCACTCGGTGGCGCGCGCCCCAAGGCATCGGTCATCGACCAGTACGGCCATTTGTCGATTGCCAAATTTCCGAAGGAGACCGACGAATACAGCATCGAGGCTTGGGAGGAAGTCGCCCTGCGATTGGCTGAACGCGGCGGCATTTCCACCCCGCATCACGAACTGCTACAGGTAGCGGGCAAGCCTGTGCTGTTGTCACGTCGCTTCGATCGCGCTGGGAGTACTCGCATTCCCTTTCTCTCGGCCATGTCGATGACAGGATCGCGGGACGGCCAACGCGGCAGCTACCCCGAACTGGTTGATGCACTGACGCAACACGGTGCGAAGGCGCGGGCCGATGCTGCACAGTTGTATCGCCGCGTGACTTTCAACGTACTGGTTTCCAATGTCGATGACCATTTGCGCAACCACGGTTTCCTCTGGGCCGGTCGCGACGGTTGGGTATTGTCACCGGCCTATGATCTCAATCCCACGCCAACCGACGTCAAGGCGCGCATCCTGACGACTAACATCGATCTCGACGAGGGAACGTGTTCGGTTGCCCTCCTTGAAAATGCGGCGGAGTTTTTCGGCTTGTCGCTGAAACAGGCTCGGGCCACGATCCGGGAGGTGGCCGATGTGACACGGACATGGCAGGCAGTTGCTCAGGAAGTCGGTTGCAGGCGCGCAGAGATCGCACGCATGGCAAGCGCCTTCGAGCACGACGATCTTAGTGCAGCATTGCGGTTGTGACGGTATGGAGGGCCGCGTTCGAACGAGCCTGACGGTATCAGCGACGGTATCGCGCTCACAATTCGTCCTGAGACGACCAGTGTTCGCGATTTTTGAAACCAAGTGGGCAGGGATTCTCCCGTGCGGTCCGACGAAAGCCGTTGAGTGCCGGGCAGGATTTTCGGTATAGCTGACGGTATCGGCGCCGCATGATTGGGCGGAAGCGCCCGTCTCGACAAGGCTCCAGCCATTGGATTGACGATCGAGTGGGAGTAGGGGGGAATCCTCGTTAAATCAATTGGTTACGCTGATCGGTGAATAATGTGTACCGAATGCTCTATTGCCGAATTCGGTCCGTAACTTTTTGAAAAATATAGCGGTTTTCCCTCTCATCGGCACCTTTTCGGATCCCGGTACGCGAAATTTGACGGTATTTTGTGGCAGCCTGCAGGGCTGTCATCTTGATACCGTCAGATGCGTCAACGGTATCGGGAACGAGTGGCAGGCCCCTAATTGTCGCCGCGACGAAGCGTGAGCTTCGAATTGCAGAATCGTTCGGGATTCTCATCGGAGTCGGAAGGTTTTGATCTGTATGAAATTAGGATTGCTGTTCATCGAGGGTGCCTATTCGCTCGCGGAACGTCACTTGCCAACTTGCCGAACCTCGTTCTCGTGCTAGGGCGAGTCTCCGTCAATTTTCTGACAGGTAGAAACCGACCAATTGTTGCCGCCCGCCCATCCCATAGAGCCGTCACTCGAACGACAGGTCCACTCCGAAACCTGCCCG is a window of Paraburkholderia sp. IMGN_8 DNA encoding:
- a CDS encoding helix-turn-helix transcriptional regulator, with protein sequence MPTPHAPSAGVRRALRKLGADIHDARRRRRLTMAVIAERAFTSRATLQRVEAGDPGVSIGIYAAVLQALGLLDGLLEVADATRDTVGQSLATAALPQRVRLPRIRGKSDHG
- a CDS encoding type II toxin-antitoxin system HipA family toxin, whose product is MADVEVYIDLDGTPRPVGLLRRHASRREETVTFEYDETWLADDERFSIEPALALTRGVFPPPPDQSIFGSIGDSAPDTWGRRLMQRAERRQAERERRRVRTLGELDYLLGVADETRLGALRFRWSGEDEFQVPVPAGVPALIELGRLLQITERILRDEETDEDLQLIFAPGSSLGGARPKASVIDQYGHLSIAKFPKETDEYSIEAWEEVALRLAERGGISTPHHELLQVAGKPVLLSRRFDRAGSTRIPFLSAMSMTGSRDGQRGSYPELVDALTQHGAKARADAAQLYRRVTFNVLVSNVDDHLRNHGFLWAGRDGWVLSPAYDLNPTPTDVKARILTTNIDLDEGTCSVALLENAAEFFGLSLKQARATIREVADVTRTWQAVAQEVGCRRAEIARMASAFEHDDLSAALRL